One Microbacterium sp. No. 7 genomic window carries:
- a CDS encoding DUF3263 domain-containing protein, with product MPLDERSRALLDFESRWTGHTARKEEAVRSELSLTPARYYQVLGRLIETADALAYDPVLVHRLRRVRDSRRRGRAAGVGNRSGAALSGTAGLPGAAG from the coding sequence GTGCCCCTCGACGAACGCAGCCGCGCCCTCCTGGACTTCGAGTCCCGGTGGACGGGGCACACCGCGCGCAAGGAGGAGGCCGTGCGCTCCGAGCTGTCCCTCACGCCCGCGCGCTACTACCAGGTGCTGGGGCGGCTGATCGAGACCGCCGACGCCCTCGCGTACGACCCCGTGCTGGTGCACCGGCTGCGCCGCGTGCGGGACTCCCGCCGGCGCGGACGCGCGGCCGGCGTCGGGAACCGGTCGGGCGCAGCGCTCTCCGGAACAGCCGGACTCCCAGGCGCTGCCGGGTAG
- a CDS encoding DUF4032 domain-containing protein — MPQSLTITASSMDAGLLTLPWQTSLAEWPSDTIVSLPKGISRHLVRFASLSGRVVAVKETTSEMARREYDMLGSLARLDVPCVDRVAVIDGRRTAEGEPLPAALVTAHLRFSLPYRALFNQVLRPDTATRLVDALAALLVRLHNVGFFWGDVSLSNTLFRRDAGEFAAYLVDAETGELYDARLTAGQREHDLDVARTNIAGEIMDLEAGGRLEGGIDAIAIADGLVSSYHSLWGALTDLETFDARDTWRITERVRQLNDLGFDIDEMSIETTSDGATVSIQPKVVDAGHHQRRLLRLTGLDVEENQARRLLNDMDEFRARVSRLGSDEEMVAHEWLTRVFEPVVKAIPFDLRAKLEPAEVYHQALEHRWYMSQELNRSVSLAEALSSYVDTVLRHRRDEATVMGPPTETTSLTLSDIADADVEPDTGSIDWRDLV, encoded by the coding sequence GTGCCGCAGTCGCTGACGATCACCGCGAGCAGCATGGATGCCGGACTGCTGACACTCCCCTGGCAGACGTCGCTGGCCGAGTGGCCGAGCGACACGATCGTGTCGCTGCCCAAGGGCATCTCGCGGCACCTCGTGCGCTTCGCGAGCCTGTCGGGGCGCGTCGTCGCCGTCAAGGAGACGACATCCGAGATGGCCCGGCGAGAGTACGACATGCTGGGCTCGCTCGCGCGCCTCGACGTCCCGTGCGTCGATCGCGTCGCGGTCATCGACGGGCGCCGCACGGCGGAGGGCGAGCCGCTGCCCGCGGCGCTGGTGACGGCGCACCTGCGCTTCTCGCTGCCGTACCGCGCGCTCTTCAACCAGGTGCTGCGTCCCGACACCGCGACGCGGCTCGTCGACGCCCTCGCCGCGCTGCTCGTGCGGCTGCACAACGTCGGGTTCTTCTGGGGCGACGTGTCGCTGTCGAACACGCTGTTCCGGCGCGACGCCGGCGAGTTCGCCGCCTACCTCGTCGACGCCGAGACCGGCGAGCTCTACGACGCGCGCCTGACGGCCGGCCAGCGCGAGCACGATCTCGACGTGGCCCGCACCAATATCGCCGGCGAGATCATGGACCTGGAGGCGGGCGGGCGCCTGGAGGGCGGCATCGACGCGATCGCGATCGCCGACGGCCTGGTGAGCTCCTACCACTCGCTGTGGGGCGCGCTCACCGACCTGGAGACCTTCGACGCGCGCGACACGTGGCGCATCACAGAGCGCGTGCGGCAGCTCAACGATCTCGGCTTCGACATCGACGAGATGTCGATCGAGACGACCTCCGACGGCGCGACCGTGTCGATCCAGCCGAAGGTCGTCGACGCGGGCCACCACCAGCGGCGCCTCCTGCGACTGACGGGACTCGACGTCGAGGAGAACCAGGCACGCCGGCTGCTCAACGACATGGACGAGTTCCGCGCGCGCGTCTCACGACTCGGCTCCGACGAGGAGATGGTGGCGCACGAGTGGCTCACGCGCGTGTTCGAGCCGGTCGTCAAGGCGATCCCGTTCGACCTGCGGGCGAAGCTGGAGCCCGCGGAGGTGTATCACCAGGCCCTCGAGCACCGCTGGTACATGTCTCAGGAGCTGAACCGGTCGGTCTCGCTCGCCGAGGCGCTCTCGTCGTACGTCGACACGGTGCTGCGGCATCGCCGCGACGAGGCGACCGTGATGGGCCCGCCGACCGAGACGACCTCGCTGACGCTGTCCGACATCGCCGACGCCGACGTCGAGCCCGACACCGGGAGCATCGACTGGCGCGATCTGGTGTGA
- the msrB gene encoding peptide-methionine (R)-S-oxide reductase MsrB, with protein sequence MSYPVSRSDEQWRAELTPDQYAVLREAATERPWTGELLDEHRAGLYTCAGCGAELFRSGTKFDSHCGWPSFYESVRPEAVELIEDRSLGMVRTEVRCAACGSHLGHVFPDGFGTPTGDRYCMNSIALSFAPEEQ encoded by the coding sequence ATGAGCTATCCCGTCAGCAGATCTGATGAACAGTGGCGCGCCGAGCTCACGCCCGACCAGTACGCCGTGCTGCGCGAGGCGGCGACCGAGCGGCCGTGGACCGGCGAGCTGCTCGACGAGCACCGCGCCGGACTGTACACGTGCGCGGGCTGCGGGGCCGAGCTGTTCCGCAGCGGCACGAAGTTCGACTCCCACTGCGGATGGCCGAGCTTCTACGAGAGCGTGCGCCCCGAGGCCGTCGAGCTGATCGAGGACCGCTCGCTCGGCATGGTGCGCACGGAGGTGCGCTGCGCGGCATGCGGATCGCACCTCGGACACGTCTTCCCCGACGGATTCGGGACCCCCACCGGCGATCGCTACTGCATGAACTCGATCGCCCTGAGCTTCGCCCCCGAGGAACAGTGA
- a CDS encoding DsbA family protein, protein MSSEVSPNAPASHDRREAVRQKAEQVRVKQRRTRVLRRSALGAGAVVAVGAVAVAVVWAVGSAIDRPQLSPRTATGDGFAVTSIGAAVVSDQVSVPDAPVTPTPDLAREESTVPVEPTPAAETPEVEIQVYLDYLSPGARQWQLANAKQLTTWVDSGAVSLSYHPVSMLTAKSNGTKYSLRAAAAAACVAQHAPETFFTFNGELLANQPAIDSDGFSDVELADLAQASGVDDPKTVRACIEEGDYLSWVKAATERAVAGIPGADGLALTGTPTIIVNGQKYEGRLEDPAEFAQFVLTSASGAFYKNQSATPTPTPTATPTPTPEEAPAPEETPAE, encoded by the coding sequence ATGTCTTCTGAGGTATCACCGAACGCGCCCGCGTCACACGACCGTCGAGAGGCCGTTCGCCAGAAGGCCGAGCAGGTGCGGGTCAAGCAGCGGCGCACGCGCGTGCTGCGTCGTTCGGCGCTCGGCGCCGGTGCCGTCGTCGCCGTGGGCGCCGTCGCGGTCGCCGTCGTCTGGGCGGTCGGCTCGGCGATCGACCGTCCGCAGCTGAGCCCTCGCACGGCCACGGGCGACGGCTTCGCGGTGACCTCGATCGGCGCCGCGGTCGTGTCCGATCAGGTCTCCGTGCCGGATGCCCCCGTGACGCCGACGCCCGACCTGGCGCGCGAGGAGTCGACGGTCCCCGTCGAGCCCACGCCGGCCGCCGAGACGCCCGAGGTCGAGATCCAGGTGTACCTCGACTACCTCTCGCCGGGTGCCCGTCAGTGGCAGCTGGCCAACGCCAAGCAGCTGACGACCTGGGTCGACAGCGGCGCGGTCTCGCTCAGCTACCACCCCGTCTCGATGCTGACGGCGAAGTCGAACGGCACGAAGTACTCGCTGCGCGCCGCGGCGGCCGCGGCCTGCGTCGCGCAGCACGCTCCCGAGACGTTCTTCACGTTCAACGGCGAGCTGCTCGCGAACCAGCCCGCGATCGACTCCGACGGCTTCTCCGACGTCGAGCTCGCCGACCTCGCACAGGCCTCCGGCGTCGACGACCCGAAGACGGTGCGCGCGTGCATCGAGGAGGGCGACTACCTGTCGTGGGTGAAGGCCGCGACCGAGCGCGCCGTCGCCGGCATCCCCGGTGCCGACGGCCTCGCCCTCACCGGCACGCCCACGATCATCGTCAACGGCCAGAAGTACGAGGGCCGCCTCGAGGACCCCGCCGAGTTCGCGCAGTTCGTGCTGACGAGCGCCAGCGGGGCGTTCTACAAGAACCAGTCGGCCACGCCCACCCCGACGCCGACGGCCACCCCGACCCCCACGCCGGAGGAGGCGCCCGCGCCCGAGGAGACCCCCGCGGAGTGA
- a CDS encoding LytR C-terminal domain-containing protein, translating into MPASPQPNDRFDDVPSRGGRVGAHRAENPRLRAGVVVLWAAVATVVLVGVGVFGTLVATGRIDFDQASTSASPTGQPSTAPPAPEESVVDTAYYVMVLNATDTDGLAGDLREQIIAAGWAEDMVEASYASATDFETTTVFYPYEEAAPAARGLAEVIGGAEVVLSDAYQPLDDEATAELDESLQRQLVVVIGLDRAEPAV; encoded by the coding sequence GTGCCCGCTTCCCCCCAGCCGAACGATCGCTTCGACGACGTTCCCTCGCGTGGCGGACGCGTCGGCGCGCACCGCGCGGAGAACCCGCGTCTGCGCGCGGGCGTCGTCGTGCTCTGGGCGGCCGTGGCGACGGTCGTCCTCGTCGGCGTCGGCGTCTTCGGCACGCTCGTCGCGACCGGGCGGATCGACTTCGACCAGGCGTCGACGTCGGCGTCGCCCACCGGGCAGCCGTCGACGGCGCCCCCCGCTCCGGAGGAGTCGGTCGTCGACACGGCGTACTACGTGATGGTCCTCAACGCGACCGACACCGACGGACTGGCGGGCGACCTGCGTGAGCAGATCATCGCGGCGGGGTGGGCGGAGGACATGGTCGAGGCGAGCTATGCGAGCGCGACCGACTTCGAGACCACGACCGTCTTCTACCCCTATGAGGAGGCGGCTCCGGCCGCCCGCGGGCTCGCCGAGGTGATCGGCGGCGCCGAGGTCGTGCTCAGCGACGCGTACCAGCCCCTCGACGACGAGGCGACGGCCGAGCTCGACGAGAGCCTGCAGCGGCAGCTGGTCGTCGTGATCGGTCTCGATCGCGCCGAGCCCGCCGTGTGA
- a CDS encoding ABC transporter ATP-binding protein: MASVTFDSATRIYPGATRPSVDKINLDIADGEFLVLVGPSGCGKSTTLRMLAGLEEVNSGRILIGDRDVTDVPPKDRDIAMVFQNYALYPHMTVAENMGFALKIAGVSKEERAQRVLEAAKILDLEQYLTRKPKALSGGQRQRVAMGRAIVRNPQVFLMDEPLSNLDAKLRVQTRTQIASLQRRLGVTTVYVTHDQTEALTMGDRIAVLKDGLLQQVGTPRDLYERPSNVFVAGFIGSPAMNLFPADLAEGGVRFGTKVVPVEADTLGKAHGSEVTVGVRPEDIIVNPEDGQGLTVDVDLVEELGADGYLYGHTEINGKRTDIVARVDGRRHPNAGERVILAPVPGHVHVFDLGSGERLTDKAIAAA, translated from the coding sequence ATGGCGTCCGTCACGTTCGACAGCGCAACCCGCATCTACCCGGGGGCCACGCGCCCCTCGGTCGACAAGATCAACCTGGACATCGCCGACGGCGAGTTCCTCGTTCTCGTCGGCCCCTCCGGCTGTGGCAAGTCCACGACCCTGCGCATGCTCGCGGGCCTCGAAGAGGTCAACTCGGGCCGCATCCTCATCGGCGACCGCGACGTCACCGACGTGCCCCCCAAGGACCGCGACATCGCGATGGTCTTCCAGAACTACGCGCTCTACCCGCACATGACGGTCGCCGAGAACATGGGCTTCGCCCTGAAGATCGCCGGCGTGAGCAAGGAGGAGCGCGCCCAGCGCGTGCTCGAGGCGGCGAAGATCCTCGACCTCGAGCAGTACCTCACGCGCAAGCCGAAGGCGCTCTCGGGCGGCCAGCGCCAGCGCGTCGCGATGGGCCGCGCGATCGTGCGCAACCCGCAGGTGTTCCTCATGGACGAGCCGCTGTCGAACCTCGACGCCAAGCTGCGCGTGCAGACGCGCACGCAGATCGCGTCGCTGCAGCGCCGTCTCGGCGTCACGACGGTCTACGTCACGCACGACCAGACCGAGGCGCTCACGATGGGCGACCGCATCGCCGTGCTCAAGGACGGCCTGCTGCAGCAGGTCGGCACGCCCCGCGACCTCTACGAGCGCCCGAGCAACGTCTTCGTCGCCGGCTTCATCGGATCGCCCGCGATGAACCTGTTCCCGGCCGACCTGGCCGAGGGCGGCGTGCGCTTCGGCACCAAGGTCGTCCCCGTCGAGGCCGACACGCTCGGCAAGGCGCACGGCTCCGAGGTGACCGTCGGCGTGCGACCCGAGGACATCATCGTCAACCCCGAGGACGGCCAGGGCCTCACCGTCGACGTCGACCTCGTCGAGGAGCTCGGCGCCGACGGCTACCTGTACGGTCACACCGAGATCAACGGCAAGCGCACCGACATCGTGGCGCGCGTCGACGGCCGCCGTCACCCCAACGCGGGCGAGCGCGTGATCCTCGCCCCGGTCCCCGGCCACGTGCACGTCTTCGACCTCGGCTCGGGCGAGCGGCTGACCGACAAGGCGATCGCCGCGGCCTGA
- a CDS encoding nitroreductase family protein, producing MSSDTLSVAAAPAPATTPATTAPPAPSPVLEAVRTRRSWSKVTDEAPTHEELLELVAAAGRVADHSSLRPWRIIELRGDDRRTLGSAIAKAEGDKSPSSKPLRAPLLIAVVASYRKSGKVPRWEQEAVASGVAHTLSLLLDDAGWGVIWRTGGYTRSKAVAKAHGLKKNEELLGWLYVGRKPANARRGYRKPVNASAFVSRMPSSGKDKRRGKKK from the coding sequence ATGAGCAGCGACACCCTCTCCGTTGCGGCGGCGCCCGCCCCTGCGACGACCCCCGCCACGACAGCGCCCCCCGCCCCCTCACCCGTGCTGGAGGCCGTGCGCACGCGACGCTCGTGGTCGAAGGTGACCGACGAGGCGCCGACGCACGAGGAGCTGCTGGAGCTCGTCGCGGCGGCCGGCCGCGTCGCCGACCACTCGTCGCTGCGTCCGTGGCGCATCATCGAGCTGCGCGGCGACGACCGGCGCACCCTGGGCAGCGCGATCGCGAAGGCCGAGGGCGACAAGTCGCCGTCGTCGAAGCCGCTGCGCGCGCCTCTTCTCATCGCCGTCGTCGCCAGCTACCGCAAGAGCGGCAAGGTGCCGCGCTGGGAGCAGGAGGCGGTCGCGTCGGGCGTGGCGCACACGCTGAGCCTGCTGCTCGACGACGCCGGCTGGGGCGTCATCTGGCGCACGGGCGGCTACACCCGGTCGAAGGCGGTCGCCAAGGCGCACGGGCTGAAGAAGAACGAGGAGCTCCTGGGCTGGCTCTACGTCGGCCGCAAGCCCGCGAACGCGCGACGCGGATACCGCAAGCCCGTCAACGCGAGCGCGTTCGTCAGCCGCATGCCGTCGTCCGGCAAGGACAAGAGGCGCGGCAAGAAGAAGTAG